The Stomoxys calcitrans chromosome 3, idStoCalc2.1, whole genome shotgun sequence genome includes a region encoding these proteins:
- the LOC106094835 gene encoding lipase 3, with translation MRKIFVVSLIVVPILLIVLRQQQQQNDKEKIITTADRVRRAGFDSASYDIYTKDGYGLTLFRLRNPLTSTTPSPAAPVVLLMHGFTSSSDVWVIEGMKNPLAYDLLRQGYDVWLGNNRGNMYGQRHRNISIWDREFWRFSFHEIGINDLPQMIDFILEETQQTSLHYVGYSQGTTIAMVLLSMKPEYNAKFKTINLLAPTIFMTNGRSKLRYLGRFFDSYTPLHTYVGDMAVFRPKLLRKLLGFERCRSPQANAKVCAAIIYNLFGGYSAYLEEALIPDIFNSHPATSALHQLFHFLQIHRSQKFRQYDIGSEGNLRRYNQSLPPEYNLSNVNPRLPIHMFYSDYDELSSKTDVESLAHILGNRSVSHFIDLEHYSHLDFVWGNNTKEIINKPILKILKEAEVLWRSDKAAN, from the exons ATGCGTAAGATATTTGTAGTAAGTCTAATTGTGGTGCCCATACTTTTGATTGTGCtaaggcagcagcagcagcaaaatgataaagaaaaaataataacaact GCCGATAGAGTTCGTAGAGCTGGCTTTGACAGTGCTTCTTATGATATTTATACCAAAGATGGCTATGGCCTAACACTTTTTCGCCTAAGAAATCCCCTGACATCTACGACACCTAGCCCAGCAGCGCCGGTGGTTTTGTTAATGCATGGCTTTACCAGCTCCTCAGATGTTTGGGTCATTGAAGGTATGAAAAATCCTTTGGCCTATGATTTGCTACGTCAAGGCTATGATGTTTGGCTGGGAAATAATCGTGGTAATATGTATGGTCAACGCCATAGGAATATATCTATCTGGGATAGAGAATTTTGGCGTTTTAGCTTCCATGAAATAGGCATCAATGATTTGCCTCAGATGATAGATTTCATATTGGAGGAAACTCAACAAACTTCACTACACTATGTGGGCTACTCCCAAGGTACCACCATTGCAATGGTCTTGCTGAGCATGAAACCGGAAtataatgcaaaatttaagaccaTTAATCTTTTGGCGCCCACAATATTTATGACCAATGGGCGTTCCAAACTTCGATACTTGGGTAGATTTTTTGATAGTTACACTCCACTGCATACCTATGTGGGAGACATGGCGGTATTTCGACCCAAGTTGCTGCGTAAATTATTGGGCTTTGAAAGATGCCGCAGTCCTCAGGCCAATGCCAAAGTATGTGCTGCcattatatataatttatttggaGGCTATTCAGCTTATTTAGAAGAG GCCTTAATACCGGATATTTTCAACAGTCATCCCGCCACCTCTGCCTTGCATCAGCTATTCCATTTCTTGCAAATACATCGCTCTCAAAAATTTCGACAGTACGATATTGGTTCCGAAGGCAATCTAAGGCGTTATAATCAATCCCTGCCTCCTGAGTATAATTTGTCAAATGTAAATCCTCGTTTGCCCATCCACATGTTTTATAGTGACTACGATGAGTTGTCATCGAAAACTGATGTCGAGTCTTTAGCCCATATATTGGGCAATAGAAGTGTAAGCCATTTTATAGATTTGGAACATTATTCCCATTTGGATTTTGTTTGGGGCAATAACACCAAGGAAATCATCAATAAGCCTATTTTGAAAATACTCAAAGAAGCTGAGGTTTTATGGAGAAGTGACAAAGCAGCGAATTAA
- the LOC106094834 gene encoding lipase 3-like, with the protein MKTCLITSVLLIPIVILTFRQLQEETKTKTTCDRIEEAGYSCKTYDIITQDGYGLQVFRVGNSTGTTEAAPAVLLMHGLSSCSDAWVIEGLPNPLAYELVDQGYDVWLGNSRGNTYGSRHLNMTPDDRQFWRFSFHEIGTIDLPQTIDFILEQTQQTALHYVGHSQGSTIAFVLLSMRPEYNEKFKSLTMLAQAVYVSHIKSLVAKYSSIFVGKYTPLQSFIGDTAFFGQPILRQLLGFENCRSKDANPKLCAFLIQLVFGGNSAYLEKALLPNIFNTHPSTSSMHQLIHFVQMYTSQQFRQYDVGPEGNLKRYNQSTPPEYDLSNVNPRFPIHLFYSDYDELSSKTDAENLSQVLGNKSVSHFIDLEQFAHMDFVWASNIKQVINQPVIEIINEVENFLRNEVKDSLQSIEVR; encoded by the exons ATGAAAACTTGTCTCATAACAAGCGTTTTACTCATACCCATAGTGATTTTAACATTTAGACAACTACAAGAAGAAACCAAAACAAAGACTACG TGCGATCGCATTGAAGAGGCTGGCTACTCGTGCAAAACTTATGACATTATTACCCAAGATGGCTATGGCCTCCAGGTGTTTCGGGTAGGAAATTCTACAGGGACTACCGAAGCGGCTCCTGCTGTTTTGCTTATGCATGGCTTATCCAGTTGCTCTGATGCCTGGGTCATAGAGGGCCTACCGAATCCCCTGGCCTATGAATTGGTTGATCAGGGCTATGATGTTTGGCTGGGCAATAGTCGAGGTAATACCTATGGCAGCCGTCACTTGAATATGACCCCCGACGATAGACAGTTCTGGCGTTTCTCGTTTCACGAAATCGGTACCATTGATCTACCACAAACCATTGACTTTATTTTGGAGCAAACCCAGCAGACGGCACTTCACTATGTAGGCCATTCTCAGGGCAGCACCATAGCCTTTGTTTTGCTCAGCATGCGGCCGGAGTATAATGAAAAATTCAAATCTTTGACTATGCTGGCCCAGGCGGTATATGTGTCTCACATCAAGTCATTGGTGGCCAAATACAGTTCAATTTTTGTAGGCAAATATACTCCCTTGCAATCGTTCATTGGAGATACGGCGTTTTTTGGACAACCCATATTGCGGCAACTTTTGGGTTTTGAGAATTGCCGCAGCAAAGATGCCAATCCAAAGTTATGTGCCTTTCTGATACAGCTGGTATTTGGAGGAAACTCGGCCTATCTGGAGAAG GCTCTTTTACCAAACATTTTTAATACCCATCCCTCCACCTCCTCGATGCATCAACTGATTCATTTCGTTCAAATGTATACCTCACAACAATTTCGCCAATACGACGTTGGGCCTGAGGGCAATTTGAAGCGCTACAATCAATCCACACCACCCGAATACGATTTGTCAAATGTGAATCCCCGATTTCCCATACATTTATTTTACAGCGACTACGATGAGCTATCCTCCAAAACAGATGCCGAAAATCTTAGTCAAGTTTTGGGCAATAAAAGTGTATCGCATTTTATTGATTTGGAACAGTTTGCTCATATGGATTTTGTGTGGGCCTCCAATATCAAGCAGGTCATCAATCAACCCGTTATCGAAATCATCAATGAAGTAGAAAATTTTCTGCGAAATGAGGTGAAAGATTCTTTACAATCTATAGAAGTTAGATGA